A DNA window from Streptomyces parvus contains the following coding sequences:
- a CDS encoding carbohydrate-binding module family 20 domain-containing protein translates to MARRPLSAALALVAGAAALVVPTGFGAASPAQAAAPGDKDVTAVMFEWKFASIAKACTDTLGPAGYGYVQVSPPQEHIQGGQWWTSYQPVSYRIAGRLGDRAAFSAMVNTCHSAGVKVVADSVINHMAAGNGTGTGGSAYTKYDYPGLYSGADMDDCRSQISNYNDRGNVQNCELVGLADLDTGEDYVRGKIAGYLNDLLSLGVDGFRIDAAKHMPAADLADIKSRLANPNVYWKQEAIHGAGEAVSPSEYLGTGDVQEFRYGRSLKQVFLNENLAHLKNFGEGWGFMASGKSGVFVDNHDTERGGDTLNYKNGSAYTLANVFMLAYPYGSPDVHSGYEFSDHDAGPPGGGQVNACYSDGWKCQHAWREISSMVGFRNTARGQAVTNWWDNGGDQIAFGRGNKAYVAINHEGSALNRTFQTSLPAGDYCDVQSGKGVTVNGSGQFTATVPAGTAVALHTGARTCSGGGGTNPGPGNGSSGASFGVNATTQPGQNIHVTGDQAALGNWNPANAPKLDPAAYPVWKLDVALPAGTTFAYKYVRKDAAGNVTWESGANRTATVPASGKVTLTADVWRG, encoded by the coding sequence ATGGCCCGCAGACCACTGTCTGCCGCGCTCGCCCTCGTGGCCGGCGCCGCCGCCCTCGTCGTCCCCACCGGATTCGGCGCCGCGTCCCCCGCGCAGGCCGCCGCTCCGGGCGACAAGGACGTCACCGCCGTGATGTTCGAGTGGAAGTTCGCCTCCATAGCCAAGGCATGCACGGACACCCTCGGTCCGGCGGGCTACGGCTACGTCCAGGTCTCGCCGCCCCAGGAGCACATCCAGGGCGGCCAGTGGTGGACCTCCTACCAGCCCGTCAGTTACAGGATCGCCGGCCGTCTCGGTGACCGGGCCGCCTTCTCCGCCATGGTCAACACGTGTCACTCGGCGGGCGTGAAGGTCGTCGCGGACTCCGTCATCAACCACATGGCGGCGGGCAACGGCACCGGCACCGGCGGCTCCGCGTACACGAAGTACGACTACCCGGGCCTCTACTCCGGCGCCGACATGGACGACTGCCGGTCCCAGATCAGCAACTACAACGACCGCGGCAACGTCCAGAACTGCGAACTGGTCGGCCTCGCCGACCTGGACACCGGCGAGGACTACGTACGCGGCAAGATCGCCGGATACCTCAACGACCTGCTCTCGCTCGGCGTGGACGGCTTCCGCATCGACGCCGCGAAGCACATGCCCGCCGCCGACCTGGCCGACATCAAGTCCCGGCTGGCCAACCCGAACGTCTACTGGAAGCAGGAGGCGATCCACGGGGCCGGCGAAGCCGTCTCGCCCTCCGAATACCTCGGCACCGGGGACGTCCAGGAGTTCCGTTACGGGCGGAGCCTCAAGCAGGTCTTCCTCAACGAGAACCTCGCGCACCTGAAGAACTTCGGTGAGGGCTGGGGCTTCATGGCGTCCGGCAAGTCCGGCGTCTTCGTCGACAACCACGACACCGAGCGGGGCGGCGACACCCTCAACTACAAGAACGGCTCCGCCTACACCCTCGCCAACGTCTTCATGCTGGCCTACCCCTACGGCTCCCCGGACGTCCACTCCGGCTACGAGTTCAGCGACCACGACGCCGGACCGCCCGGCGGCGGACAGGTCAACGCCTGCTACAGCGACGGCTGGAAGTGCCAGCACGCCTGGCGCGAGATCTCCTCCATGGTCGGCTTCCGCAACACCGCACGCGGCCAGGCCGTCACCAACTGGTGGGACAACGGCGGCGACCAGATCGCCTTCGGCCGCGGGAACAAGGCGTACGTCGCCATCAACCACGAGGGCTCCGCGCTGAACCGGACCTTCCAGACCTCGCTGCCCGCCGGTGACTACTGCGACGTCCAGTCCGGCAAGGGCGTCACCGTCAACGGCTCCGGCCAGTTCACCGCCACCGTCCCGGCCGGCACCGCCGTCGCCCTGCACACGGGCGCCCGTACATGCTCCGGGGGCGGCGGCACGAACCCCGGCCCCGGCAACGGCTCCTCCGGCGCCTCCTTCGGCGTCAACGCCACCACCCAGCCCGGTCAGAACATCCACGTCACCGGCGACCAGGCCGCCCTCGGCAACTGGAACCCGGCGAACGCCCCCAAGCTCGACCCGGCCGCGTACCCCGTGTGGAAGCTGGACGTGGCCCTGCCCGCCGGGACCACGTTCGCCTACAAGTACGTCCGCAAGGACGCGGCCGGCAACGTCACCTGGGAGAGCGGCGCCAACCGCACCGCCACCGTCCCGGCCTCCGGGAAGGTCACGCTCACCGCCGACGTCTGGCGCGGCTGA
- a CDS encoding LacI family DNA-binding transcriptional regulator, whose amino-acid sequence MTLPAPRTTAAPRLSDIAGQAAVSEATVSRVLNGKQGVADSTRQRVLAALDILGYERPVRLRQRSAGLIGLVTPELTNPIFPAFAQSVEQVLAGHGYTPVLCTQLPGGATEDELVEQLVERGVGGIVFLSGLHADTSADPGRYAALSERGVPFVLINGYNERISAPFVSPDDNAAVRMALQHLADLGHRRIGLAIGPQRYVPSRRKRDGFVEAAASVLGMDRSEAETLVCSTLFSVEGGQVAAGALLDAGCTGIVCGSDLMALGVVRAARGRGLDVPRDVSVVGFDDSQLIAFTDPPLTTVRQPVQAMAAAAVGALLEEIGGSPVQRTEYVFQPELVVRGSTAAARV is encoded by the coding sequence GTGACACTCCCCGCGCCCAGGACCACCGCCGCGCCCCGCCTCTCCGACATCGCCGGACAGGCGGCGGTCAGCGAGGCGACGGTCAGCCGGGTCCTGAACGGGAAGCAGGGCGTCGCGGACTCCACGCGTCAGCGGGTGCTCGCGGCGCTCGACATCCTGGGCTACGAACGCCCCGTACGGCTGCGGCAGCGCAGCGCCGGACTGATCGGTCTGGTGACGCCCGAGCTCACCAACCCGATCTTCCCGGCGTTCGCGCAGTCCGTCGAACAGGTGTTGGCCGGGCACGGCTACACCCCCGTGCTCTGCACCCAGCTCCCGGGCGGGGCCACCGAGGACGAACTCGTCGAGCAGCTCGTCGAGCGCGGCGTCGGCGGCATCGTCTTCCTGTCCGGGCTGCACGCGGACACCTCCGCCGACCCCGGACGGTATGCCGCGCTCTCCGAGCGCGGCGTGCCGTTCGTCCTGATCAACGGGTACAACGAGCGCATCAGCGCCCCGTTCGTCTCGCCCGATGACAACGCTGCCGTACGGATGGCCCTCCAGCACCTCGCCGACCTCGGCCACCGCCGGATCGGCCTGGCCATCGGCCCGCAGCGCTACGTCCCCTCCCGCCGCAAGCGGGACGGGTTCGTGGAGGCGGCCGCCTCGGTGCTCGGCATGGACCGGTCCGAGGCCGAAACGCTCGTCTGCTCCACCCTGTTCAGCGTCGAGGGCGGCCAGGTGGCGGCGGGCGCCCTGCTGGACGCGGGGTGCACCGGCATCGTCTGCGGCAGCGACCTGATGGCGCTGGGCGTGGTCCGCGCCGCGCGGGGGAGGGGACTGGACGTACCGCGCGACGTCTCGGTCGTCGGCTTCGACGACTCCCAGCTCATCGCGTTCACCGACCCGCCCCTGACCACCGTGCGCCAGCCCGTGCAGGCGATGGCGGCGGCCGCGGTGGGGGCGCTGCTGGAGGAGATCGGCGGGAGCCCGGTGCAGCGCACGGAGTACGTCTTCCAGCCGGAGCTGGTCGTACGGGGCTCGACCGCGGCGGCGCGCGTGTAG
- a CDS encoding glycoside hydrolase family 13 protein, whose protein sequence is MTQHLAAPSTGTSDDAPGHRTGWWQDAVIYQVYPRSFADGNGDGMGDLPGVTARLPHLRDLGVDAVWLSPFYASPQADAGYDVSDYRAIDPMFGNLLDADALIREAHGLGLRVIVDLVPNHSSDQHEWFKRALAEGPGSALRERYHFRPGKGADGELPPNDWESIFGGPAWTRTVNPDGTPGDWYLHLFAPEQPDFNWEHPAVADEFRSILRFWLDMGVDGFRVDVAHGLVKAEGLPDLGTHDQLKLLGNDVMPFFDQDGVHAIYRSWRTILDEYPGERIAVAEAWTPTVERTANYVRPDEMHQAFNFQYLATAWDAAELRKVIDSSLDAMRPVGAPTTWVLSNHDVTRHATRYANPPGLGTQIRTPGDRELGLRRARAASLLMLALPGSAYVYQGEELGLPDVTDLPDEARQDPSFFRAEGQDGFRDGCRVPIPWTREGTSYGFGDGGSWLPQPAGWGELSVEAQTGVEGSTLELYRAAIAARREHPGLGAGTDVEWLDGPEGVLVFARPGFVCTVNTTGAPVRTAARGRVLLASSPVTVDGAEAELPADTTVWWTV, encoded by the coding sequence ATGACCCAGCACCTCGCTGCCCCCTCCACCGGCACGTCCGACGACGCCCCGGGCCACCGCACCGGCTGGTGGCAGGACGCGGTGATCTACCAGGTCTATCCGCGGAGCTTCGCCGACGGCAACGGCGACGGCATGGGCGACCTCCCCGGCGTCACCGCCCGCCTGCCCCACCTCAGGGACCTGGGCGTCGACGCGGTGTGGCTCTCCCCCTTCTACGCATCCCCGCAGGCCGACGCGGGCTACGACGTCTCCGACTACCGGGCCATCGACCCCATGTTCGGCAACCTGCTGGACGCCGACGCGCTGATCCGCGAGGCGCACGGCCTGGGCCTGCGCGTCATCGTCGACCTGGTCCCCAACCACTCCTCCGACCAGCACGAGTGGTTCAAGCGCGCCCTGGCCGAGGGCCCCGGCTCCGCCCTGCGCGAGCGCTACCACTTCCGCCCCGGCAAGGGCGCCGACGGTGAACTCCCGCCCAACGACTGGGAGTCCATCTTCGGCGGCCCCGCCTGGACCCGTACGGTGAACCCGGACGGCACCCCCGGCGACTGGTACCTCCACCTCTTCGCCCCCGAGCAGCCCGACTTCAACTGGGAACACCCGGCCGTCGCCGACGAGTTCCGTTCCATCCTGCGCTTCTGGCTCGACATGGGCGTCGACGGCTTCCGGGTCGACGTCGCCCACGGCCTCGTCAAGGCCGAGGGGCTGCCCGACCTCGGCACCCACGACCAGCTCAAGCTGCTCGGCAACGACGTCATGCCGTTCTTCGACCAGGACGGTGTGCACGCGATCTACCGCAGCTGGCGCACCATCCTCGACGAGTACCCCGGCGAGAGGATCGCCGTCGCCGAGGCGTGGACCCCGACCGTCGAGCGCACCGCCAACTACGTGCGCCCCGACGAGATGCACCAGGCGTTCAACTTCCAGTACCTCGCCACCGCCTGGGACGCCGCCGAGCTCCGCAAGGTCATCGACTCCTCGCTCGACGCCATGCGCCCGGTCGGCGCCCCCACCACCTGGGTGCTCTCCAACCACGACGTCACCCGGCACGCCACCCGGTACGCCAACCCGCCCGGCCTCGGCACCCAGATCCGCACCCCCGGCGACCGCGAGCTGGGCCTGCGCCGCGCCCGCGCCGCCTCCCTGCTGATGCTCGCCCTGCCCGGCTCCGCCTACGTCTACCAGGGCGAGGAGCTCGGCCTGCCCGACGTCACCGACCTGCCCGACGAGGCCCGCCAGGACCCGTCGTTCTTCCGCGCCGAGGGCCAGGACGGCTTCCGCGACGGCTGCCGCGTCCCGATCCCGTGGACCCGCGAGGGCACGAGTTACGGCTTCGGCGACGGCGGCAGCTGGCTCCCGCAGCCCGCCGGCTGGGGCGAGCTGTCCGTCGAGGCGCAGACCGGAGTGGAGGGCTCCACCCTGGAGCTGTACCGGGCCGCCATCGCCGCCCGCCGCGAACACCCGGGCCTCGGCGCGGGCACGGACGTCGAATGGCTGGACGGCCCCGAAGGCGTCCTCGTCTTCGCCCGCCCCGGCTTCGTCTGCACCGTCAACACCACCGGCGCCCCCGTCCGTACCGCCGCCCGCGGCCGGGTGCTGCTCGCCAGCTCCCCGGTCACCGTGGACGGCGCAGAGGCCGAGCTGCCCGCCGACACCACGGTGTGGTGGACGGTGTGA
- a CDS encoding sugar ABC transporter permease: MTTVTDTPARHAVRKVRLRGERSPLASAGLHLTLITASVIAVFPVLWVLLTSLKPAKYATTTDFFRETTLVNYTNLIRDTEFLNWFANSVIISALSTVIGVFVAATTGYAVSRFRFPGKRGLMWTLLITQMFPVAVLIVPIYNIMSTLGLLNQPAGLVITYLTISVPFCAWMMKGFFDTIPREIDESGEVDGLTPFGTFFRLILPLAKPGLAVTAFYSFITAWGEVAYASAFLVGDENLTLAGGLQKFVNQYGAQWGPMTAASVLIAIPAALVFLFAQKHLVTGMSAGAVKG, translated from the coding sequence GTGACCACCGTGACCGACACCCCCGCCCGGCACGCCGTGCGCAAGGTCCGCCTCCGCGGCGAGCGCTCCCCGCTCGCCTCCGCCGGCCTCCACCTGACCCTGATCACCGCCTCGGTGATCGCGGTCTTCCCGGTGCTGTGGGTCCTGCTGACCTCGCTCAAGCCCGCCAAGTACGCGACCACCACGGACTTCTTCCGCGAGACGACGCTCGTCAACTACACGAACCTCATCCGCGACACCGAGTTCCTCAACTGGTTCGCCAACTCCGTGATCATCTCCGCGCTCTCCACCGTGATCGGCGTCTTCGTCGCCGCCACCACCGGATACGCGGTCAGCCGCTTCCGCTTCCCCGGCAAGCGCGGGCTGATGTGGACGCTGCTGATCACCCAGATGTTCCCGGTCGCCGTCCTCATCGTGCCGATCTACAACATCATGTCGACCCTGGGGCTGCTCAACCAGCCGGCCGGTCTCGTCATCACCTACCTCACCATCTCGGTGCCGTTCTGCGCCTGGATGATGAAGGGCTTCTTCGACACCATCCCGCGCGAGATCGACGAGTCGGGGGAGGTCGACGGCCTCACCCCGTTCGGCACCTTCTTCCGGCTGATCCTGCCGCTGGCCAAGCCGGGCCTCGCCGTCACCGCGTTCTACTCCTTCATCACCGCCTGGGGCGAAGTCGCCTACGCCTCCGCCTTCCTGGTCGGCGACGAGAACCTCACGCTGGCCGGCGGACTCCAGAAGTTCGTCAACCAGTACGGAGCCCAGTGGGGTCCCATGACCGCGGCCTCCGTCCTCATCGCCATCCCGGCCGCCCTGGTGTTCCTCTTCGCCCAGAAGCACCTGGTCACCGGCATGTCCGCCGGAGCCGTCAAGGGCTGA
- a CDS encoding carbohydrate ABC transporter permease: MAVHTSQSVVKAAGENTARGRSRGTGTPPPTPGRLRRALSVHWYAWAMVAPVVVVIGVIIGYPLVRGIYLSLTDADERNVARSIGVNEIPATYEFIGADNYVDALTGSQFLGTLGWTLVWTVSCVSITFALGMALANILNRRIAGRSAYRMALILPWAIPGFVSVFAWRFLYNEERGLLNKILGGAGFDAVPWLNDPTWAKFAVIAVNVWLGVPFMMVALLGGLQSIPSEQYEAAEMDGATAWQRFRHITLPGLRPVSTTVILLSTIWTFNMFPVIFLLTRGGPGEATQILVTQAYKFSFEISPRDYAQSSTWGVLILVLLMVFAVVYRRVLRSQGDNW, encoded by the coding sequence GTGGTGAAGGCCGCGGGCGAGAACACCGCCCGCGGCCGGAGCCGCGGTACTGGCACCCCACCGCCGACCCCCGGCCGCCTCCGGCGCGCCCTGTCGGTCCACTGGTACGCCTGGGCCATGGTCGCCCCGGTCGTCGTCGTGATCGGCGTGATCATCGGTTATCCGCTGGTCCGCGGTATCTACCTCTCGCTGACCGACGCAGACGAGCGCAACGTCGCCCGCTCCATCGGGGTCAACGAGATCCCCGCCACCTACGAGTTCATCGGCGCCGACAACTACGTCGACGCGCTGACCGGCTCGCAGTTCCTCGGCACGCTCGGCTGGACACTGGTGTGGACGGTCTCCTGCGTGAGCATCACGTTCGCCCTCGGCATGGCCCTGGCGAACATCCTCAACCGCCGTATCGCCGGACGCTCCGCCTACCGCATGGCCCTCATCCTGCCCTGGGCCATCCCCGGCTTCGTCTCCGTCTTCGCCTGGCGCTTCCTCTACAACGAGGAGCGCGGCCTGCTCAACAAGATCCTCGGGGGCGCCGGCTTCGACGCCGTCCCGTGGCTCAACGACCCGACCTGGGCCAAGTTCGCGGTCATCGCCGTCAACGTCTGGCTCGGCGTCCCGTTCATGATGGTCGCCCTCCTCGGCGGACTCCAGTCCATCCCCTCCGAGCAGTACGAGGCGGCCGAGATGGACGGCGCGACCGCCTGGCAGCGCTTCCGCCACATCACGCTGCCCGGACTGCGCCCGGTCTCCACCACGGTGATCCTGCTCTCCACCATCTGGACCTTCAACATGTTCCCGGTGATCTTCCTGCTGACCCGCGGCGGACCCGGTGAGGCGACCCAGATCCTGGTGACCCAGGCGTACAAGTTCTCCTTCGAGATCAGCCCGCGCGACTACGCGCAGTCCTCCACGTGGGGCGTGCTGATCCTCGTCCTCCTGATGGTCTTCGCCGTCGTCTACCGGCGGGTCCTGCGCTCCCAGGGAGACAACTGGTGA